One window of Podarcis raffonei isolate rPodRaf1 chromosome 15, rPodRaf1.pri, whole genome shotgun sequence genomic DNA carries:
- the HASPIN gene encoding serine/threonine-protein kinase haspin, which produces MEQPRARLLRTYSGLRGGLGRGGPGAASAAAARRAGLRRLPPPAPWISPPVDRRHLFSSSCSSSLSFEEAAASSSFGDLSYLPPKAAQEKAPAAPPSSSEDSDFLPPTRKARLRKKPPSKKGTAKKKGKGAKENKAPQGELGGRPAANNTFVPPTPLRRNITQRRRKPVQRGLRIRFPLLSSTPELAKRDLEEEGGEEGVLQGSSPVTYTCCFHPDDLQEVLREDCCRGGGGDGLSELSSMKMDGDAREMGGSLELFTLEDVPSLQRKSVHEDSQAEPLPVTLFQPHCSSSPHPLFKSSSALQSCNSCSETGASLQNREGLTISPGCYVVSPSQSPGADHGQSLPVSPKEPLSGVFQLQANLHDDKIYLCLPKDAAPLANKRQRVSVQACTSSPKALGELNGAVSEEGNDNIKDYSSPQLQPTVLLDSRVVPNWLASQSTKKQAVVQLSWKKQHTLQSDSLCGLSDTSRKLVPTCSTVGTGRKACISGFSTSRWGQRGKLEKARQKRNLGRKRQADPSLLQECLKRNKTEDYLSPSILSPECSFKNSSLWRRIRASFSLHKKKIILSEVESLSGSIANASLPSVTETPKTPFTQKLSYSISPSSSMVLLSSMTSSAMSEMVLTDEEKVYRECHQNGPISFEECITPDKMQKCEKIGEGVFGEVFRTEGERGLTALKIIPIEGSDQVNGEPQKTFGEILPEIIISKELSLLADEELHQTSGFISLHSIHCVQGSYPDHLLAAWDEYHRLRVSENDRPDFFGDRQLFVVLEFEYGGMDLEYMQNRQLNSVLASKSILHQVTASLAVAEEALHFEHRDLHWGNVLVKKTTLKKVSFRLNGETRTLPTHGILVNIIDYTFSRLERDGLIVYCDLSADEEIFQGRGDYQFDIYRQMREENANSWADYFPHSNVLWLHYLADKLLKEVSYKRKPATSSLKQAQKQLKLFCEEVLSFKSATDLLNTSNFFQ; this is translated from the coding sequence ATGGAGCAGCCTCGGGCCCGGCTGCTGAGGACGTACTCGGGGCTGCGGGGGGGACTAGGCCGAGGCGGGCCGGGCGCGGCCTCCGCTGCTGCCGCTCGCCGGGCTGGGCTGAGGCGGCTGCCCCCTCCCGCCCCCTGGATCTCGCCCCCGGTGGACCGCAGGCACCTcttcagcagcagctgctcctccTCCCTGTCCTTCGAAGAGGcggctgcctcttcctccttcgGAGACCTGAGTTACCTGCCCCCCAAGGCGGCCCAGGAAAAGGCCCCGGctgcccctccttcctcctccgagGACTCCGATTTCCTGCCCCCCACCAGGAAGGCCCGGCTGCGCAAAAAGCCCCCCAGCAAGAAGGGCACAGccaagaaaaaggggaaaggggcCAAGGAGAACAAGGCCCCGCAAGGAGAGCTGGGGGGCCGGCCTGCTGCCAACAACACCTTTGTGCCCCCCACCCCGCTGCGCAGGAACATCACTCAGCGCCGCCGGAAGCCGGTCCAGAGAGGGCTGCGTATACGGTTCCCGTTGCTGTCGAGCACCCCTGAGCTGGCGAAAAGGGatttggaggaagagggaggcGAGGAGGGCGTCCTGCAGGGCAGCAGCCCTGTCACTTACACCTGCTGCTTTCATCCCGACGATCTGCAGGAAGTGTTGCGAGAGGACTGCTGTCGTGGTGGCGGTGGCGATGGCCTCTCTGAGCTGAGCTCAATGAAGATGGATGGGGACGCCAGGGAGATGGGAGGCAGCTTGGAGCTCTTCACCCTGGAGGATGTCCCGAGTCTACAGCGGAAGTCTGTGCACGAGGATTCCCAGGCTGAACCTCTGCCCGTGACGTTATTTCAGCCGCACTGCAGCAGCTCACCCCATCCACTGTTCAAAAGCAGCTCTGCCTTGCAGTCTTGCAATTCCTGCAGCGAGACGGGAGCATCTTTGCAAAACAGGGAAGGGCTCACAATCTCGCCGGGGTGTTATGTGGTCAGCCCCAGTCAAAGCCCGGGTGCAGATCATGGCCAGAGCCTCCCAGTGTCACCAAAAGAGCCTCTTTCGGGTGTTTTCCAGCTACAAGCCAATTTGCACGATGACAAGATTTACCTCTGCTTGCCAAAAGATGCAGCGCCTCTTGCTAACAAGAGGCAGCGTGTCTCAGTTCAAGCATGCACCAGTTCTCCAAAGGCACTTGGTGAGCTGAACGGAGCGGTCTCGGAAGAAGGGAATGATAACATAAAAGACTATAGTAGCCCCCAGCTTCAGCCCACTGTGCTCCTGGACAGTCGAGTGGTGCCAAACTGGTTGGCTAGTCAGTCCACCAAAAAACAAGCAGTAGTCCAGCTTTCTTGGAAAAAACAACATACTTTGCAGTCAGATTCTCTCTGTGGCCTATCTGACACCAGCAGAAAGTTGGTCCCCACCTGTAGCACTGTAGGCACTGGTCGAAAAGCCTGCATCAGTGGATTCAGTACCAGTCGATGGGGACAACGAGGGAAGCTTGAGAAAGCAAGGCAGAAGAGAAACTTGGGGCGGAAAAGGCAGGCTGATCCTTCCCTCCTTCAGGAATGCTTGAAACGCAACAAAACGGAAGACTATCTTTCCCCGTCAATTCTGTCTCCAGAGTGCTCATTCAAGAATTCCAGCTTGTGGCGCAGGATCCGGGCTTCTTTTTCTCTGCACAAGAAAAAGATCATCCTGTCCGAGGTGGAAAGCTTAAGCGGCAGCATTGCCAATGCTTCTCTTCCTTCCGTGACGGAGACTCCCAAGACCCCCTTCACTCAAAAACTGAGCTACTCTatatccccttcctcctctatgGTCCTGCTGTCGTCCATGACCTCTTCTGCCATGTCAGAGATGGTTCTAACGGATGAGGAAAAAGTCTACAGGGAATGCCATCAGAACGGCCCAATCTCCTTTGAGGAATGCATCACCCCCGATAAGATGCAGAAGTGTGAGAAAATTGGAGAAGGTGTTTTTGGGGAGGTTTTCAGGACAGAGGGTGAAAGGGGTCtcacagctttaaaaataatCCCCATTGAAGGGAGCGACCAAGTCAATGGAGAACCTCAAAAGACCTTTGGTGAGATCTTACCCGAGATCATCATTTCAAAAGAGCTCAGCCTTTTGGCAGATGAGGAGCTTCACCAAACGTCTGGGTTTATCAGCTTGCATTCCATtcactgtgtccagggcagctaccCTGACCATCTCCTGGCTGCCTGGGATGAATACCACAGGCTGAGAGTGTCTGAAAACGACCGGCCAGACTTCTTTGGAGACCGGCAGCTCTTTGTGGTCTTGGAGTTTGAGTATGGAGGCATGGACCTGGAATACATGCAGAACCGGCAGCTGAACTCTGTGCTGGCCTCCAAGAGCATCTTGCACCAAGTCACAGCTTCGCTGGCCGTGGCTGAGGAAGCTTTGCACTTTGAGCACCGAGATCTCCACTGGGGCAATGTGCTGGTGAAGAAAACCACCTTAAAGAAGGTGAGCTTTAGATTGAATGGGGAGACCCGCACTCTCCCCACCCATGGCATCCTTGTCAACATTATTGACTACACCTTCTCCAGGCTGGAGAGGGATGGGTTAATCGTGTACTGTGACCTCTCCGCTGATGAGGAGATCTTCCAAGGCAGAGGTGACTATCAGTTTGACATTTACAGGCAGATGAGAGAGGAGAACGCAAATAGCTGGGCGGACTACTTCCCCCACAGCAACGTCTTGTGGCTTCACTATTTAGCAGACAAACTTCTGAAAGAGGTGTCTTACAAGAGGAAGCCAGCAACTTCCTCCTTGAAACAAGCACAGAAGCAGCTCAAGCTGTTCTGTGAGGAGGTTCTCAGCTTCAAGTCCGCCACAGATTTGCTGAACACAAGCAATTTCTTTCAGTGA